One Angustibacter luteus genomic window carries:
- a CDS encoding DUF1801 domain-containing protein, protein MSAIDPGRLDPRVGAYIEPLPRWQQDICRRVRELALAADPEVIETVKRRVQPYYVLDGNVCALLAARGWVNVFIYNGALVDDPTGLITGGRRNVSGRTIAVHEGDVLDEPALTAILRQVIANNRAGRKVRPTGGARREVAVSAQLATDLAEAGLAEAFDERPYYQRHYWVESITSAKRVETRQRRLDVMLEHLRTGSAP, encoded by the coding sequence GTGAGCGCGATCGATCCCGGCCGGCTCGACCCGCGGGTCGGTGCCTACATCGAGCCGCTTCCGCGGTGGCAGCAGGACATCTGCCGCAGGGTGCGCGAGCTGGCCCTGGCCGCCGACCCGGAGGTCATCGAGACGGTCAAGCGGCGGGTGCAGCCCTACTACGTGCTCGACGGCAACGTGTGCGCCCTGCTCGCCGCCCGGGGCTGGGTGAACGTGTTCATCTACAACGGGGCGCTGGTGGACGACCCGACCGGGCTGATCACCGGGGGCCGGCGGAACGTGTCGGGCCGGACGATCGCCGTCCACGAGGGCGACGTCCTGGACGAGCCGGCGCTCACCGCGATCCTGCGGCAGGTGATCGCCAACAACCGCGCCGGTCGCAAGGTCCGCCCGACGGGCGGCGCGCGCCGCGAGGTCGCCGTCTCGGCTCAGCTCGCCACCGACCTGGCCGAGGCGGGGCTCGCCGAGGCGTTCGACGAGCGTCCCTACTACCAGCGCCACTACTGGGTCGAGTCGATCACCTCGGCCAAGCGGGTCGAGACGCGGCAGCGCCGGCTCGACGTGATGCTCGAGCACCTGCGCACCGGTTCGGCGCCGTAG
- a CDS encoding amidohydrolase family protein: MSFQPTGGLVDLHVHFMPDQVLRKVWAYFDGAEQHYGTAWPVHYKGTESERLAWLAEQGVTGFAPLVYAHRPGMAQWLTEWAVDFGKRTPGAVPTATIYPEPSVSTYLAAALDAGARCAKVHVQVGGFDPRDPLLAPAWGLLAEAGVPVVVHCGDGPIPGRFTGLAVFAEVLAAHPRLVAVLAHAGMPDFAGALDLMAAHPLLHLDTTMVGTAFSQRMAPLPTDWASRLVDVSDRVALGSDFPNIPYPYAEQLAAIESWAAADERLGEPFLQSVLHDTPARLLRMG; encoded by the coding sequence GTGAGCTTCCAGCCGACGGGCGGGCTGGTCGACCTGCACGTCCACTTCATGCCGGACCAGGTGCTGCGCAAGGTCTGGGCCTACTTCGACGGGGCCGAGCAGCACTACGGGACGGCCTGGCCCGTGCACTACAAGGGCACCGAGTCCGAGCGGCTCGCGTGGCTGGCCGAGCAGGGCGTCACCGGGTTCGCTCCCCTGGTCTACGCGCACCGCCCGGGCATGGCGCAGTGGCTGACCGAGTGGGCGGTGGACTTCGGGAAGCGCACGCCGGGCGCCGTGCCGACGGCGACGATCTACCCGGAGCCGTCGGTCTCGACGTACCTCGCCGCGGCGCTGGACGCGGGAGCGCGCTGCGCGAAGGTGCACGTGCAGGTCGGTGGCTTCGACCCGCGGGACCCGCTGCTCGCGCCCGCGTGGGGGCTGCTCGCAGAGGCCGGCGTCCCCGTGGTGGTGCACTGCGGGGACGGCCCGATCCCGGGCCGGTTCACCGGGCTCGCGGTGTTCGCCGAGGTGCTGGCCGCGCACCCGCGGCTGGTGGCGGTGCTCGCGCACGCCGGCATGCCGGACTTCGCCGGCGCCCTCGACCTGATGGCCGCGCACCCGTTGCTGCACCTGGACACCACGATGGTCGGGACGGCGTTCAGCCAGCGGATGGCGCCGCTGCCGACGGACTGGGCGAGCCGGCTGGTCGACGTGTCCGACCGGGTCGCGCTCGGCTCGGACTTCCCCAACATCCCCTACCCGTACGCCGAGCAGCTGGCCGCGATCGAGTCGTGGGCCGCGGCGGACGAGCGGCTGGGCGAGCCGTTCCTGCAGTCCGTGCTGCACGACACCCCCGCTCGCCTGCTGAGGATGGGCTGA
- a CDS encoding ATP-dependent DNA ligase — protein MQLPVMPPVPPMLAKPAKQIPGGAMSYEPKWDGFRSIIFRDGDEVEIGSRNEKPMTRYFPELVEAVRQNLPERCVVDGEIIVVGESGDRLDFEALQQRIHPAVSRVTMLSQKTPARFVAFDLLALGDQDWTSRPFVERRAALVEALAGAQPPIHLTAATTDPGTAEQWFHQFEGAGLDGLVAKPLDGTYRPDKRTMTKIKHERTADVVVAGYRVHKSGPDAIGSLLLGLYGPDGILASVGVIGAFPMARRRELLTELQPLVTTFDDHPWAWAKQEEGTRTPRNAEGSRWAAGKDLTFVPLRPELVVEVRYDHMEGIRFRHTAQFVRWRPDREPTSCGYDQLEEPVSFDLTDVLGARG, from the coding sequence ATGCAGCTGCCCGTGATGCCGCCCGTCCCGCCGATGCTGGCCAAGCCGGCCAAGCAGATCCCCGGTGGGGCCATGAGCTACGAGCCGAAGTGGGACGGGTTCCGGTCGATCATCTTCCGCGACGGTGACGAGGTCGAGATCGGCAGCCGCAACGAGAAGCCGATGACCCGCTACTTCCCCGAGCTCGTCGAGGCCGTGCGGCAGAACCTGCCTGAGCGCTGCGTCGTGGACGGCGAGATCATCGTGGTCGGTGAGTCCGGCGACCGGCTCGACTTCGAGGCGCTGCAGCAGCGGATCCACCCTGCCGTGAGCCGGGTGACGATGCTCTCGCAGAAGACCCCCGCCCGGTTCGTGGCGTTCGACCTGCTCGCGCTCGGTGACCAGGACTGGACGTCGCGCCCGTTCGTCGAGCGGCGCGCCGCCCTGGTCGAGGCGCTGGCCGGGGCGCAGCCTCCGATCCACCTGACGGCCGCGACCACCGACCCGGGCACGGCGGAGCAGTGGTTCCACCAGTTCGAGGGCGCTGGGCTCGACGGGTTGGTCGCCAAGCCGCTCGACGGCACGTACCGGCCGGACAAGCGCACCATGACCAAGATCAAGCACGAGCGGACCGCGGACGTCGTGGTGGCCGGCTACCGGGTGCACAAGAGCGGGCCGGACGCGATCGGCTCGCTGCTGCTCGGCCTCTACGGTCCGGACGGCATCCTGGCCAGCGTCGGCGTCATCGGGGCGTTCCCGATGGCCCGCCGGCGCGAGCTGCTCACCGAGCTGCAACCGCTGGTCACGACGTTCGACGACCACCCCTGGGCGTGGGCAAAGCAAGAGGAGGGCACCCGGACTCCGCGCAACGCCGAGGGCAGCCGGTGGGCCGCCGGCAAGGACCTGACCTTCGTCCCGCTGAGACCAGAGCTCGTCGTCGAGGTGCGGTACGACCACATGGAGGGCATCCGGTTCCGGCACACCGCGCAGTTCGTGCGCTGGCGGCCCGACCGTGAGCCGACCTCGTGCGGGTACGACCAGCTCGAGGAGCCGGTCAGCTTCGACCTCACGGACGTCCTCGGCGCCCGTGGTTAG
- a CDS encoding DoxX family protein, whose product MPSWGWKPLAALLATSGALHFARPRPFESIVPRQLGDPGPWVAVSGAAELACAAGLALPRTRRWAGLATAALFVGVFPANVQMAVTAQRSARASRGYRAGTLARLPLQAPLVAWALAIARTPRPDEPGR is encoded by the coding sequence ATGCCGTCATGGGGGTGGAAGCCGCTCGCCGCGCTGCTGGCGACGTCCGGGGCGCTGCACTTCGCCCGTCCGCGTCCCTTCGAGAGCATCGTGCCCCGCCAGCTCGGTGACCCGGGGCCGTGGGTCGCCGTGTCCGGAGCCGCCGAGCTGGCCTGCGCGGCCGGGCTGGCGCTGCCCAGGACCCGCCGCTGGGCCGGGCTGGCCACCGCCGCCCTCTTCGTCGGGGTGTTCCCGGCCAACGTGCAGATGGCCGTCACGGCGCAGCGCAGCGCGCGGGCCAGCCGCGGCTACCGCGCCGGCACGCTCGCACGGCTGCCGCTGCAGGCACCGCTGGTGGCCTGGGCCCTGGCCATCGCGCGGACCCCGCGGCCCGACGAGCCCGGTCGATGA
- a CDS encoding alpha/beta hydrolase produces MTSRARRLGRTGLALAALATAAAAAVGALATYFTRKVVTPDHVKPDDVEVLDVDLVAQPPTITLARTPETQVQGRYGLWWDHRGGHARLGEVLQMDDQSVVRHLLAVEEGTPQPGPARWNQYYFSGPPAASLGLAHQDVEFDTDLGPMPAWFVPSELGPSAERGTWAVLVHGRGATREECLRAVPPLHALGLPVLVPSYRNDLDAPSDPSGRYHLGDSEWRDVEAAVLWALARGARDVVLVGWSMGGSIVLQAATRSWVCDRVRAVVLDAPVVDWHDVLEHQSRVNRLPSAIGRLGYPLLRHPWGRRLVGLEHPLDLHRLDWVTRAAELRLPILLIHSDDDEFVPNGPSRALARARPDLVRVEPWHEARHTKEWNTDPERWDRVVTRFVREQLAHPQAVAVSDASTG; encoded by the coding sequence ATGACGTCGCGTGCCCGCCGGCTCGGACGGACCGGCCTCGCGCTGGCGGCTCTCGCCACCGCCGCCGCCGCCGCGGTAGGGGCGCTCGCGACGTACTTCACCCGCAAGGTGGTCACGCCGGACCACGTGAAGCCGGACGACGTCGAGGTGCTGGACGTCGACCTCGTCGCGCAACCACCCACGATCACCCTGGCCCGGACGCCGGAGACGCAGGTCCAGGGACGGTACGGCCTCTGGTGGGACCACCGCGGTGGCCACGCGCGCCTGGGCGAGGTCCTGCAGATGGACGACCAGTCCGTGGTCCGCCACCTGCTCGCGGTCGAGGAGGGCACGCCCCAGCCCGGGCCGGCCCGGTGGAACCAGTACTACTTCAGTGGGCCGCCCGCTGCCAGCCTCGGTCTGGCCCACCAGGACGTCGAGTTCGACACGGACCTCGGTCCCATGCCCGCGTGGTTCGTCCCGAGCGAGCTCGGTCCGTCGGCTGAGCGCGGCACCTGGGCCGTCCTGGTGCACGGGCGGGGCGCGACGCGCGAGGAGTGCCTGCGTGCTGTCCCGCCGCTGCACGCCCTCGGGCTCCCCGTGCTCGTCCCCTCCTACCGCAACGACCTCGACGCTCCCAGCGACCCCAGCGGGCGGTACCACCTGGGCGACAGCGAGTGGCGCGACGTCGAGGCCGCCGTGCTGTGGGCGCTCGCCCGCGGTGCCCGTGACGTCGTCCTGGTCGGGTGGTCGATGGGTGGCTCGATCGTGCTGCAGGCCGCCACCCGCTCCTGGGTCTGTGACCGCGTCCGGGCCGTCGTCCTGGACGCGCCGGTGGTGGACTGGCACGACGTGCTCGAGCACCAGTCCCGGGTGAACCGGCTGCCCAGCGCGATCGGGCGGCTCGGTTACCCCCTCCTCCGGCACCCGTGGGGGCGTCGCCTCGTCGGTCTCGAGCACCCGCTCGACCTGCACCGGCTCGACTGGGTCACGCGGGCCGCCGAGCTGCGGCTGCCCATCCTGCTCATCCACAGCGACGACGACGAGTTCGTCCCCAACGGCCCCTCCCGCGCCCTGGCCCGGGCCCGCCCCGACCTCGTCCGGGTGGAGCCCTGGCACGAGGCCCGGCACACCAAGGAGTGGAACACCGATCCCGAACGGTGGGACCGCGTGGTCACCCGGTTCGTCCGCGAGCAGCTCGCGCACCCGCAGGCGGTGGCGGTCAGCGACGCGTCCACCGGGTGA